Proteins encoded together in one Salarchaeum sp. JOR-1 window:
- a CDS encoding amidohydrolase family protein has protein sequence MDPDADPAGDAYPDCEVVDAHVHLLPDDLLNAVYGWFGAETEWQIPTPDAATARARIRERTDGFVCFPYAHRPGVAQEMNEWVGRALADDPACVALGTVHAGDDDPRAVVRDAFDRGLAGIKLHCVVQGYPPDDPRLDSVYEELVARDAPLVIHASTHPFDRGDSTLAPERFANVLDRFPALRACVPHLGLFDTPGFLDLVDEYDVVVDTAVALGPASRTAADINGDDLPTARLREHADSVLFGTDYPIRPAAYADALRGARECFDSSDHEAVFAGNARDFFDLY, from the coding sequence GTGGACCCCGACGCCGACCCGGCGGGGGACGCGTACCCGGACTGCGAGGTGGTAGACGCGCACGTCCATCTGCTTCCGGACGACTTGCTCAACGCGGTTTACGGCTGGTTCGGAGCGGAGACGGAGTGGCAGATACCGACACCAGACGCCGCGACCGCACGGGCGCGTATCCGCGAGCGCACGGACGGGTTCGTGTGTTTCCCGTACGCGCACCGTCCCGGGGTGGCGCAGGAGATGAACGAGTGGGTCGGGCGAGCGCTCGCGGACGACCCGGCGTGCGTGGCGCTCGGAACGGTGCACGCGGGCGACGACGACCCCCGTGCGGTGGTGCGGGACGCGTTCGACCGCGGCCTGGCAGGGATCAAGCTTCACTGCGTCGTGCAGGGCTATCCACCGGACGACCCCCGGCTGGATTCAGTGTACGAGGAGTTGGTGGCGCGGGACGCCCCGCTCGTGATTCACGCGTCGACGCACCCGTTCGACCGCGGCGATTCCACGCTCGCACCCGAGCGCTTCGCGAACGTCCTGGATCGATTTCCGGCCCTCCGGGCGTGCGTTCCCCACCTCGGATTGTTCGACACGCCGGGGTTCCTCGACCTCGTGGACGAGTACGACGTGGTGGTCGATACGGCGGTCGCGCTCGGGCCGGCGTCCCGGACGGCCGCCGACATCAACGGGGACGACCTGCCGACGGCTCGGCTGCGCGAGCACGCGGACAGCGTGCTGTTCGGGACTGATTATCCGATCCGTCCGGCGGCGTACGCGGACGCGCTCCGGGGCGCACGCGAGTGCTTCGACAGCTCCGACCACGAGGCCGTGTTCGCGGGGAACGCCCGCGACTTCTTCGACCTATACTAA
- a CDS encoding DUF6149 family protein, whose translation MKIAQNVRHFATKQALTLPVVSERMHDWLVDLHVDVFLEKADDAHAEERRERLEAFFDATIDMYLAALREGYAEAEAREITHVVGSFDFYAHGWTEMMEFPADEVEAHYERYREFFDAHGISVEDPLGEFAPADGLPDAPATPEKLEGGEFANAEAGYADDVYVKTADGDVKKGDRTDEIQS comes from the coding sequence ATGAAGATAGCGCAGAACGTCCGGCACTTCGCGACGAAACAGGCGCTCACGCTTCCCGTCGTCTCGGAGCGGATGCACGACTGGCTCGTCGACCTCCACGTCGACGTGTTCCTGGAGAAGGCCGACGACGCCCACGCAGAAGAGCGCCGCGAGCGCCTGGAGGCGTTCTTCGACGCGACCATCGACATGTACCTCGCCGCGCTCCGGGAGGGGTACGCGGAGGCCGAAGCGCGCGAAATCACGCACGTCGTCGGCTCCTTCGACTTCTACGCGCACGGGTGGACGGAGATGATGGAGTTCCCCGCGGACGAGGTCGAAGCGCACTACGAGCGCTACCGCGAGTTCTTCGACGCGCACGGCATCTCGGTCGAGGACCCGCTCGGCGAGTTCGCGCCCGCGGACGGGCTTCCGGACGCGCCCGCGACCCCGGAGAAACTGGAGGGCGGCGAGTTCGCGAACGCCGAGGCCGGGTACGCGGACGACGTGTACGTGAAGACGGCTGACGGCGACGTGAAGAAGGGCGACCGCACCGACGAGATACAGTCCTAA
- a CDS encoding ABC transporter ATP-binding protein yields MAAIEIDGLTKQYGDLAAVSDLSLAIESGEVFGYLGPNGAGKTTTIRVLLGLQSPTAGTVSVLGRDMAVEDQRLDALERIGYLPSNPRFDQQSTGREVLDLHESIKGGERREELLDLFTPPVEREIREYSTGNVQKLGLVQALMHDPDVVVMDEPTAGLDPLLQERFNEFVRGERERGTTMLFSSHVLSEVRRVCDRVGVLRGGELVTVEDVRDLLDRSGKHVRVRVAGDPPEGAFDVAGVSDVSRWRDGDETAFSFTFAGDVNDLVAEFREFDLRELDVEEAPLEDVFLTFYGEDDA; encoded by the coding sequence ATGGCCGCCATCGAGATAGACGGACTGACGAAGCAGTACGGCGACCTCGCCGCCGTCTCCGACCTCTCGCTCGCCATCGAGTCCGGCGAGGTGTTCGGGTACCTCGGGCCGAACGGCGCGGGGAAGACCACGACCATCCGCGTGCTCCTCGGTCTGCAGTCCCCGACGGCGGGCACGGTGTCCGTGCTCGGCCGCGACATGGCCGTCGAGGACCAGCGACTCGACGCCCTGGAGCGAATCGGCTACCTGCCGTCGAACCCGCGGTTCGACCAACAGAGCACCGGCCGGGAGGTGCTCGACCTCCACGAGTCCATCAAGGGCGGGGAGCGCAGGGAGGAGTTGCTCGACCTGTTCACGCCGCCCGTAGAACGCGAAATCCGCGAGTACTCGACGGGGAACGTCCAGAAGCTCGGACTGGTGCAGGCGCTCATGCACGACCCGGACGTGGTCGTGATGGACGAACCCACCGCGGGTCTCGACCCCCTGCTCCAGGAGCGGTTCAACGAGTTCGTCAGGGGCGAACGCGAGCGCGGGACGACGATGCTGTTCTCGAGTCACGTCCTCAGCGAGGTCAGGCGGGTGTGCGACCGCGTGGGCGTGCTCCGCGGGGGCGAACTGGTCACCGTGGAGGACGTGCGCGACCTGCTCGACCGGAGCGGGAAGCACGTCCGGGTGCGGGTGGCCGGCGATCCGCCCGAGGGGGCGTTCGACGTCGCGGGCGTCTCGGACGTGTCACGGTGGCGGGACGGCGACGAGACCGCGTTCTCGTTCACGTTCGCGGGCGACGTGAACGACCTCGTAGCCGAGTTCCGCGAGTTCGACCTGCGGGAACTCGACGTGGAGGAAGCGCCGCTCGAAGACGTGTTCTTGACGTTCTACGGTGAGGACGATGCTTGA
- a CDS encoding NAD(P)/FAD-dependent oxidoreductase: MIGIVGGGIAGLAAARRLQAHGEDVRVFEASDALGGLAATYETAGDPIEKYYHHLSASEETIVDLIDDLGLSDDLHWPIGKNAYYMDGTVHPLDKPWEILAYPHLSLYDTFRLAMLTLEVDVRGGVPSFDTYEDLADFEDVPIKEFLLEHTTRGVYENFFEPLLDAKFGSRKEDVSAAWLLGRIKFRGERDLLRGEPLGYLDGGFGRLLDRLVADVGRENITTNARVTEAAFSEGAVESLAVDVDGETETHDVDDVVVAAMPNVLESLTGYECDIEFQGTVCSVISMDESLTDTYWLNIGDDAPFGALIEHTNFIPQSNYGGEHLLYVPKYIQSPDEAVWRMDDDEVAELWLSGIEDLFPAFDRGSVNWIRTSRNPRTAPVYERGYLDMVVPYDLADEVAEGVYYAGMASRAQYPERSLNGGIVAGYECADLIVNGR, from the coding sequence ATGATCGGCATCGTCGGCGGCGGTATCGCGGGGCTCGCGGCCGCCCGACGGCTCCAGGCACACGGCGAGGACGTGCGCGTGTTCGAGGCGTCGGACGCGCTCGGCGGGCTCGCGGCGACCTACGAGACGGCCGGCGACCCCATCGAGAAGTACTACCACCACCTCTCCGCGAGCGAGGAGACCATCGTCGACCTCATCGACGACCTCGGGCTCTCCGACGACCTCCACTGGCCCATCGGGAAGAACGCCTACTACATGGACGGCACCGTCCACCCGCTCGATAAGCCCTGGGAAATCCTCGCCTACCCCCATCTCAGCCTCTACGACACGTTCCGCCTCGCGATGCTGACGCTCGAAGTCGACGTGCGCGGCGGCGTCCCCTCCTTCGACACCTACGAGGACCTGGCGGACTTCGAGGACGTTCCGATCAAGGAGTTCCTGCTCGAACACACCACGCGGGGCGTGTACGAGAACTTCTTCGAACCCCTCCTCGACGCGAAGTTCGGCAGCCGGAAGGAGGACGTGTCGGCGGCGTGGCTGCTCGGCCGCATCAAGTTCCGGGGCGAGCGCGACCTGCTCCGCGGGGAGCCGCTCGGCTACCTCGACGGCGGGTTCGGACGGCTGCTCGACCGCCTCGTCGCGGACGTCGGGCGGGAGAACATCACGACGAACGCGCGCGTCACCGAGGCCGCGTTCTCCGAGGGCGCGGTCGAGTCGCTCGCCGTCGACGTCGATGGCGAAACGGAGACGCACGACGTGGACGACGTGGTCGTCGCGGCGATGCCGAACGTCCTCGAATCCCTCACCGGGTACGAGTGCGACATCGAGTTTCAGGGCACGGTGTGCTCCGTGATTTCGATGGACGAGTCGTTGACGGACACGTACTGGCTGAACATCGGGGACGACGCGCCCTTTGGCGCGCTCATCGAGCACACGAACTTCATCCCGCAGTCGAACTACGGCGGCGAACACCTCCTCTACGTCCCGAAGTACATTCAGAGCCCCGACGAGGCGGTCTGGCGGATGGACGACGACGAGGTGGCGGAACTGTGGCTCTCCGGCATCGAAGACCTGTTCCCCGCGTTCGACCGCGGGTCCGTGAACTGGATTCGCACGAGCCGGAACCCGCGGACTGCGCCGGTGTACGAGCGCGGCTACCTCGACATGGTCGTCCCCTACGACCTCGCGGACGAGGTGGCGGAGGGCGTCTACTACGCGGGCATGGCGAGTCGCGCCCAGTACCCCGAGCGAAGCCTCAACGGCGGCATCGTCGCCGGCTACGAATGCGCGGACCTGATTGTGAACGGCCGATGA
- a CDS encoding NAD(P)/FAD-dependent oxidoreductase — MTESYVILGDGISGSSAAETLREEAPDADITVVTDEGEPLYNRILIKEFAKGKLPEAPISIHDEDWYDERDIDLKLNTLVTGLDTDAHEVYTHESETLEYDKLLVATGGTPVQLPVPGSDADGVHHFWTFQDARRIREDAEEADTGVIVGAGLLGIDLAAICAAQGLDAHYLMRGGRWWRYALSQDGAAIIHEALDEKGVTPVFDSGASEFLTDDDGNVVETVDSNGEHYDSEFAGVAIGLDFNVEFLQNAGFDIETGIIVDEYMQTSVEDVFAAGDITEFYDVVLEEHAQNGSWGSAKQQGSVAAQAMAADDVEEDVEEFRWVSSYSITHFDFPFLSFGFPSKGDDECERTYDDQEWRRLTFKDGKLIGGVLIGNLAPQSKYKQLIREEAQVADQQDVLLEENFDLDDLDF; from the coding sequence ATGACCGAGTCGTACGTGATACTCGGGGACGGAATTTCGGGGAGTTCCGCCGCCGAGACACTCCGCGAGGAGGCTCCGGACGCCGACATCACCGTCGTTACGGACGAGGGAGAACCCCTCTACAATCGCATTCTCATCAAGGAGTTCGCAAAGGGGAAACTCCCGGAAGCACCGATCTCCATCCACGACGAGGACTGGTACGACGAACGAGACATCGACCTGAAGCTGAACACGCTGGTCACGGGCCTCGACACGGACGCCCACGAGGTGTACACGCACGAGAGCGAGACTCTGGAATACGACAAGCTCCTCGTCGCGACCGGCGGGACGCCCGTTCAGCTCCCGGTTCCGGGGAGTGACGCGGACGGCGTTCACCACTTCTGGACGTTCCAGGACGCCCGCCGCATCCGCGAGGACGCCGAAGAAGCCGACACCGGCGTCATCGTCGGCGCGGGCCTGCTCGGCATCGACCTCGCCGCCATCTGCGCCGCGCAGGGCCTGGACGCCCACTACCTGATGCGTGGCGGCCGCTGGTGGCGGTACGCGCTCAGCCAGGACGGCGCGGCCATCATCCACGAGGCGCTCGACGAGAAGGGGGTCACGCCAGTCTTCGACTCCGGCGCGAGCGAGTTCCTCACGGACGACGACGGGAACGTCGTCGAAACCGTGGACTCGAACGGCGAGCACTACGACTCCGAGTTCGCGGGCGTCGCCATCGGACTCGACTTCAACGTGGAGTTCCTCCAGAACGCCGGGTTCGACATCGAGACCGGCATCATCGTGGACGAGTACATGCAGACCAGCGTCGAGGACGTGTTCGCCGCGGGCGACATCACGGAGTTCTACGACGTGGTGCTCGAAGAGCACGCGCAGAACGGCTCGTGGGGCTCCGCGAAGCAGCAGGGATCGGTCGCCGCGCAGGCGATGGCGGCCGACGACGTCGAGGAGGACGTCGAGGAGTTCCGCTGGGTGTCCTCGTACTCCATCACGCACTTCGACTTCCCCTTCCTCTCCTTCGGCTTCCCGTCGAAGGGCGACGACGAGTGCGAACGCACGTACGACGACCAGGAGTGGCGGCGGCTCACGTTCAAGGACGGCAAGCTCATCGGCGGCGTCCTCATCGGTAACCTCGCGCCCCAGTCGAAGTACAAACAGCTCATCCGCGAGGAGGCGCAGGTCGCCGACCAGCAGGACGTCCTCCTCGAGGAGAACTTCGACCTCGACGACCTCGACTTCTAA
- a CDS encoding ABC transporter permease subunit, giving the protein MLELARYGARKRVRGALALSVGLSAFSALYAAFYPSFAGGFDIEEYVDALPPVFVEAFGLRAFGTIEGFLATELYHFAWVILLGVYLAYAAAGLLAGDVESERIDILLSLPVSRGRVVAENYLAIVPGILLVNAVVAAVTWLATRAIGYPVAATDLLAVHLLSLPYLLCCAAVGLAFSAAASRASVAQRAAMATVFGLFLLETAVSTTDYAWLGALAPMRYFDPTAILVENTYDLAAAAILLAAALALVATSVQYFRRRDV; this is encoded by the coding sequence ATGCTTGAACTCGCGCGGTACGGCGCTCGGAAGCGCGTCCGGGGCGCGCTCGCGCTCTCGGTCGGCCTGTCCGCGTTCAGCGCGCTGTACGCGGCGTTCTATCCGTCGTTCGCCGGCGGGTTCGACATCGAGGAGTACGTGGACGCGCTCCCGCCCGTGTTCGTCGAGGCGTTCGGCCTGCGCGCGTTCGGCACCATCGAGGGGTTTCTCGCGACCGAACTCTACCACTTCGCGTGGGTGATACTGCTCGGCGTCTACCTCGCGTACGCCGCCGCCGGCCTCCTCGCGGGCGACGTGGAGTCGGAACGCATCGACATCCTGCTCTCCCTCCCCGTCTCCCGGGGTCGCGTCGTCGCCGAGAACTACCTCGCAATCGTGCCGGGCATCCTGCTGGTGAACGCCGTCGTCGCCGCCGTCACGTGGCTCGCGACGCGCGCTATCGGCTACCCGGTCGCCGCCACCGATCTGCTCGCCGTCCACCTCCTCTCGCTTCCCTACCTGCTCTGCTGTGCCGCCGTCGGGCTCGCGTTCAGCGCCGCCGCGAGCCGGGCGAGCGTCGCCCAGCGCGCCGCGATGGCGACCGTGTTCGGGTTGTTCCTGCTCGAAACCGCCGTCTCGACCACGGACTACGCGTGGCTCGGCGCTCTCGCGCCGATGCGGTACTTCGACCCGACCGCGATCCTCGTCGAGAACACGTACGACCTCGCCGCCGCCGCCATCCTTCTCGCCGCCGCCCTCGCTCTCGTGGCGACGAGCGTCCAGTACTTCCGTCGGCGCGACGTCTAG
- a CDS encoding class I adenylate-forming enzyme family protein produces MYVDQTTLDYLDRAETLYDDLVGVIADDGTEYTYGEFAERVHRLSNALTELGVEEGDRVALLSPNTHYFLETIYATNQLGVVNVPMNYRLTPEDYEYILNDADATAVIADYELAERVEEVRDEVPTEHFVGYEADGIEGDWLDYETLLDDASAERPDRPDIAEGDDATVNYTSGTTGDPKGVVRTHRTEHWHALVLSHHMEIQEDDTYLWTLPMFHCNGWGHVYAITGTGGTHVCQREFDAAGTLERIRTYDVSYMCGAPTVLNRLIDYYESNDVGATTGDRDLRITTAGSAPPRATIRTIEDAFGWRLIQIYGLTETAPIITTSNSPRRLADGDPTTIKTKQGHAALNTEIRVVDEDGRDVPRDDETVGEIVVRGNQVMDRYLNKPDITHEAFNDRASGFFHTGDLATMDENGMIAIQDRKKDIIISGGENISSIDVEDTLFDHPDIAKAAVIPVPSDEWGETPKALVVQKDDAALTEDDVVAFARENMATYKAPTSVEFVESLPETATGKVQKYQLRQEYWEDEERMVGQG; encoded by the coding sequence ATGTACGTCGACCAAACCACGCTCGACTATCTGGATCGCGCAGAGACGCTCTACGACGACCTCGTGGGCGTCATCGCGGACGACGGCACCGAGTACACGTACGGGGAGTTCGCGGAGCGCGTCCACCGGCTCTCGAACGCACTCACCGAACTCGGCGTCGAGGAGGGCGACCGTGTCGCACTGCTCTCTCCGAACACGCACTACTTCCTCGAAACCATCTACGCGACGAACCAGCTCGGCGTCGTGAACGTCCCGATGAACTACCGGCTGACGCCCGAGGACTACGAGTACATCCTGAACGACGCGGACGCGACAGCCGTCATCGCCGACTACGAGCTCGCCGAACGCGTCGAGGAGGTACGGGACGAGGTTCCGACGGAGCACTTCGTGGGGTACGAGGCGGACGGCATCGAGGGCGACTGGCTGGACTACGAGACCCTCCTCGACGACGCGAGCGCGGAGCGGCCCGACCGCCCCGACATCGCGGAGGGCGACGATGCGACCGTGAACTACACGTCGGGCACGACGGGCGACCCGAAGGGCGTCGTACGGACGCATCGAACCGAACACTGGCACGCGCTCGTTCTCAGCCACCACATGGAGATCCAGGAGGACGACACATATCTCTGGACGCTCCCGATGTTCCACTGTAACGGCTGGGGGCACGTATACGCCATCACGGGCACGGGCGGGACGCACGTCTGCCAGCGCGAGTTCGATGCCGCGGGGACGCTGGAGCGCATTCGGACGTACGACGTCTCATACATGTGTGGCGCACCGACCGTGCTGAACCGCCTCATCGACTACTACGAGTCGAACGATGTCGGGGCGACAACGGGCGACCGCGACCTCCGCATCACGACGGCGGGGAGCGCGCCGCCGCGGGCGACCATCCGCACTATCGAGGACGCGTTCGGGTGGCGGCTCATCCAGATATACGGGCTGACGGAGACCGCGCCCATCATCACCACCTCGAACAGTCCGCGGCGGCTCGCGGACGGCGACCCCACGACCATCAAAACGAAGCAGGGTCACGCCGCACTGAACACCGAAATCCGAGTGGTGGACGAGGACGGCAGGGACGTCCCGCGGGACGACGAGACCGTGGGCGAAATCGTCGTCCGCGGGAACCAGGTGATGGACCGTTACCTCAACAAGCCCGACATCACGCACGAGGCGTTCAACGACCGTGCGTCGGGGTTCTTCCACACGGGCGACCTCGCGACGATGGACGAGAACGGCATGATAGCGATTCAGGATCGGAAGAAGGACATCATCATCTCCGGCGGTGAGAACATCTCGAGTATCGACGTGGAGGACACGCTGTTCGACCATCCGGACATCGCGAAGGCCGCCGTCATTCCCGTTCCCTCTGACGAGTGGGGCGAGACACCGAAGGCGCTCGTCGTGCAAAAAGACGACGCGGCCCTCACGGAGGACGATGTCGTCGCGTTCGCACGCGAGAACATGGCGACGTACAAGGCCCCGACGAGCGTCGAGTTCGTGGAGTCGCTCCCGGAGACCGCGACCGGGAAAGTCCAGAAGTACCAGCTCAGACAGGAGTACTGGGAGGACGAGGAGCGGATGGTGGGGCAGGGGTAG
- a CDS encoding MBL fold metallo-hydrolase, producing MVRELTDGVWHIDLSGTNAYLVADDALTLVDTGMPWHADDIAAAVADAGHAVSDIERVLLTHYDLDHVGGLPRLKGLDATVYAGDREADLVAGREKPSVFDRKGAFQRLSGLLTTPPSARIEPVADGDRVGSFTAYHTPGHTPGHVAYVSERLGVAVLGDLVRESGGELEPSPWYLSHDTADVRASIRDLADRAPDFAVACIGHGTPLTDGGSDALSRLV from the coding sequence ATGGTGCGCGAACTCACCGACGGCGTCTGGCACATCGACCTCTCCGGCACGAACGCCTACCTCGTCGCCGACGACGCGCTCACGCTCGTCGATACGGGGATGCCGTGGCACGCCGACGACATCGCGGCCGCGGTCGCGGACGCCGGCCACGCCGTGAGCGATATCGAGCGCGTCCTCCTCACTCACTACGACCTCGACCACGTCGGCGGCCTCCCCCGACTCAAGGGCCTCGACGCCACCGTCTACGCGGGAGACCGCGAGGCCGACCTCGTCGCCGGCCGCGAGAAACCGAGCGTGTTCGACCGGAAGGGCGCGTTCCAGCGGCTCAGCGGTCTGCTCACCACGCCGCCGTCCGCGCGCATCGAGCCCGTCGCCGACGGCGATCGCGTCGGAAGTTTCACCGCCTACCACACGCCCGGCCACACCCCCGGCCACGTCGCGTACGTCAGCGAGCGCCTTGGTGTTGCAGTCCTCGGCGACCTCGTCCGCGAATCCGGCGGCGAACTCGAACCGAGCCCGTGGTACCTCAGTCACGACACCGCGGACGTTCGCGCGAGCATCCGCGACCTCGCCGACCGCGCTCCCGACTTCGCCGTTGCCTGCATCGGCCACGGAACCCCGCTCACCGACGGCGGAAGCGACGCCCTCTCGCGGTTAGTATAG
- a CDS encoding homoserine kinase — protein sequence MITVRAPATSANLGSGFDVFGVALDRPADYVTVERAETTTLEIEGYGSEYIPTDPAKNTAGVVARELDAPAHITIEKGVRPSSGLGSSAASAAAAAVALNELYDRGLTKEELVRVAAEGEAAVSGEAHADNVAPAILGGFTIVRDDGVTSIPTDVSLVACLPEIVVSTRDARRVVPDSVAIEDLVDTVGSAATLTAGFQQDDPVLVGRGMREHVVTPARAALIDGYARAVDHARKAGATGATISGSGPSVLAVCYPGRQREVASALIEGFNEEGVDARAYQSGVGTGAEIL from the coding sequence ATGATTACGGTACGGGCGCCCGCGACGAGCGCGAACCTGGGGAGTGGCTTCGACGTGTTCGGGGTGGCGCTCGACCGACCCGCGGACTACGTCACCGTCGAGCGCGCAGAGACGACGACGCTGGAAATCGAGGGATACGGGAGCGAGTACATTCCGACCGACCCCGCGAAGAACACGGCGGGCGTGGTCGCGCGCGAACTCGACGCCCCCGCCCACATCACCATCGAGAAGGGGGTCCGGCCCTCGTCGGGGCTCGGGTCGTCGGCCGCGAGCGCCGCCGCCGCCGCCGTCGCGCTGAACGAACTCTACGACCGCGGACTCACGAAGGAGGAACTCGTTCGCGTCGCCGCGGAGGGCGAAGCCGCGGTGTCGGGAGAGGCGCACGCGGACAACGTCGCGCCCGCCATCCTCGGCGGGTTCACCATCGTCCGCGACGACGGCGTCACCTCCATTCCCACGGACGTGTCGCTCGTCGCCTGCCTCCCCGAAATCGTCGTCTCCACCCGGGACGCGCGCCGCGTGGTTCCCGACTCCGTCGCCATCGAAGACCTCGTCGATACGGTGGGGAGCGCCGCGACGCTCACCGCGGGCTTCCAGCAGGACGACCCCGTGCTCGTCGGCCGCGGCATGCGCGAACACGTCGTCACCCCCGCGCGCGCCGCGCTCATCGACGGCTACGCGCGCGCCGTCGACCACGCCAGGAAAGCCGGTGCGACCGGCGCGACAATCTCCGGGTCCGGCCCGAGCGTCCTCGCCGTCTGCTACCCCGGCCGCCAGCGCGAGGTCGCGTCCGCGCTCATCGAGGGATTCAACGAGGAAGGCGTGGACGCCCGCGCCTACCAGTCCGGCGTCGGCACCGGCGCAGAAATACTGTAG
- a CDS encoding DUF5815 family protein: MAEPRVPDDGGGDGGDGGASDGVVELPCGERVATTAFDLGMREYDCSCGSSHAVVMDMHPPGRFLPESIVDILDAAVEPAEDDAFEEFGTPHLMGAVMEEVPEEVATYDASGEGEVGYALLWVFGFDSRTLHEYVVELVVELMDHAVSHAENPNASAEFEDAMTEFDVPAFVDEYRRERDWAA, translated from the coding sequence ATGGCTGAACCCCGCGTACCGGACGACGGCGGCGGCGATGGGGGCGACGGCGGTGCGAGCGACGGCGTGGTCGAACTCCCGTGTGGGGAGCGCGTGGCGACGACGGCGTTCGACCTCGGGATGCGGGAGTACGACTGTTCGTGCGGTTCGTCGCACGCGGTCGTGATGGACATGCACCCGCCCGGGCGCTTCCTCCCGGAGTCCATCGTGGACATCCTCGATGCGGCGGTCGAGCCCGCCGAGGACGACGCGTTCGAGGAGTTCGGCACTCCTCACCTGATGGGCGCGGTGATGGAGGAGGTGCCCGAGGAGGTGGCGACGTACGACGCGAGCGGCGAGGGCGAGGTCGGGTACGCGCTCCTCTGGGTGTTCGGCTTCGACTCCCGGACGCTCCACGAGTACGTCGTCGAACTCGTCGTCGAACTGATGGATCACGCAGTGAGCCACGCCGAGAACCCGAACGCGTCCGCCGAGTTCGAAGACGCGATGACCGAGTTCGACGTGCCCGCGTTCGTCGACGAGTACCGGCGAGAGCGGGACTGGGCGGCCTGA
- a CDS encoding TetR/AcrR family transcriptional regulator — MSETTEEILRATYHALCEHGFADLTMQAIADEAGVSKSLLHYHYDTKQDLITSFLGAFTDRFEEELDSLDADDPAERLDIIVDRLLFGQDDSDQTDFGRAFLELRAQAPHEPAYRDQLAANEEFLRGVLADTIEDGIEQGVFHDVDPERTARLIRATVDGARSQHVTLGDDTREVVRGALDDHVLSDLHVE, encoded by the coding sequence ATGAGCGAGACGACGGAGGAGATACTGCGCGCGACCTACCACGCGCTCTGTGAGCACGGCTTTGCCGACCTCACGATGCAGGCCATCGCGGACGAAGCCGGCGTCAGCAAGTCCCTCCTCCACTACCACTACGACACCAAACAGGACCTCATCACGTCCTTCCTCGGCGCGTTCACCGACCGCTTCGAGGAAGAACTCGACTCCCTCGACGCGGACGACCCCGCCGAACGCCTCGACATCATCGTCGACCGCCTCCTCTTCGGCCAGGACGACAGCGACCAGACCGACTTCGGCCGCGCGTTCCTCGAACTCCGCGCGCAAGCCCCGCACGAACCCGCGTACCGCGACCAGCTCGCGGCGAACGAGGAGTTCCTCCGCGGCGTCCTCGCCGACACCATCGAGGACGGCATCGAACAGGGCGTCTTCCACGACGTCGACCCCGAGCGCACCGCGCGACTCATCCGCGCGACCGTCGACGGCGCGCGCTCCCAGCACGTCACGCTCGGCGACGACACCCGCGAAGTCGTCCGCGGCGCGCTCGACGACCACGTTCTCAGCGACCTCCACGTCGAGTAG